From a single Candidatus Eisenbacteria bacterium genomic region:
- the amrB gene encoding AmmeMemoRadiSam system protein B yields the protein MSRREGGNLMAAAKPEVLALADRDRVAGDSRPIPSRSRIARACAAAVACALLLAAPGRGRGDVRQPILAGSWYPGDAAELRKAVEAYLGPPAAVELPPSALIAPHAGYQFSGATAGKAFASVRGRSYDRVVLLGPSHRLAFSGAALPEHSAWRTPLGETPLDQNALASLAGRRGFQRLPAAHAKEHSLEIELPFLQVALAPGFKLVPIVIGRLDEETLASIGEAVEALLGPRALLVVSSDFTHFGPNYGYTPFRDDIPRRIHDLDNDAIGAIGRLSPTEFDDYLSRTGVTICGAEPIRVLLGMYSGKPVRASTLGYARSGDLMGDFTNSVSYVAMAFATADEAAGGGTIREPAGGSTPGRPRMLSEKEQAFLLDLARRTIGAALRGSDAPPARVPDEFGEDSPLHEQRGVFVTLTDSGDLRGCIGNIVGTEPLVRGVAHQAINAAFHDPRFPALRPDELAEIEVEISVLTPPVPVPGYDAIEVGRHGVLLEKDGRRAVFLPQVAPEQGWDRETMLRHLCRKAGLGSEEWRSGTQFEVFEAQVFEEKHSR from the coding sequence ATGTCGCGCCGGGAGGGGGGTAATCTCATGGCGGCCGCGAAACCGGAGGTGCTCGCCTTGGCAGACAGAGATCGCGTCGCGGGCGACTCGCGCCCCATCCCCTCTCGGAGTCGGATCGCCCGCGCATGCGCCGCCGCCGTCGCCTGCGCGCTCCTGCTCGCCGCCCCGGGGCGCGGCCGCGGGGATGTCCGTCAGCCGATCCTTGCCGGGAGCTGGTACCCGGGGGACGCCGCAGAGCTGCGCAAGGCCGTCGAGGCCTACCTCGGGCCCCCCGCAGCCGTGGAGCTTCCTCCCTCGGCCTTGATCGCGCCGCACGCCGGCTATCAGTTCTCGGGCGCGACGGCCGGCAAGGCGTTCGCGTCGGTGCGGGGCCGCTCCTACGACCGCGTCGTTCTCCTCGGACCGAGCCATCGTCTCGCCTTCAGCGGCGCGGCCCTGCCGGAGCACTCGGCGTGGCGCACGCCGCTCGGCGAGACGCCGCTCGACCAGAACGCCCTCGCTTCCCTCGCTGGACGGCGCGGCTTCCAGCGCCTTCCGGCCGCGCACGCCAAGGAGCACTCCCTGGAGATCGAGCTTCCGTTCCTTCAGGTCGCGCTCGCACCGGGGTTCAAGCTCGTTCCGATCGTCATCGGCCGCCTTGATGAGGAGACCCTCGCTTCGATCGGCGAGGCCGTGGAAGCTCTCCTCGGGCCCAGGGCGCTCCTCGTCGTCTCGTCCGATTTCACGCACTTCGGACCGAACTACGGCTACACTCCCTTCCGCGACGACATCCCGCGGAGAATCCACGATCTCGACAACGACGCGATCGGCGCGATCGGCAGGCTATCGCCCACGGAGTTCGACGACTACCTCTCACGAACAGGCGTGACGATCTGCGGCGCCGAGCCGATCCGCGTCCTGCTCGGGATGTACAGCGGAAAGCCTGTCAGGGCCTCCACACTCGGGTACGCCCGATCGGGAGATCTCATGGGGGACTTCACGAATTCAGTGAGCTACGTCGCCATGGCCTTCGCGACCGCGGACGAAGCGGCGGGGGGAGGAACGATCCGCGAGCCTGCGGGCGGCTCCACTCCCGGCCGGCCCAGGATGCTGTCGGAGAAGGAACAGGCCTTCCTTCTCGACCTCGCGCGCCGCACGATCGGCGCGGCCCTCCGGGGAAGCGATGCGCCGCCCGCCCGCGTTCCCGACGAGTTCGGAGAAGACTCGCCCCTCCACGAGCAGCGGGGCGTCTTCGTGACCCTCACGGACTCGGGCGATCTGCGCGGCTGCATCGGCAACATCGTCGGGACCGAGCCGCTCGTCCGGGGCGTGGCCCACCAGGCGATCAACGCGGCCTTCCACGATCCGCGCTTCCCGGCGCTCCGTCCCGACGAGCTTGCCGAGATCGAAGTGGAGATCTCAGTCCTGACGCCGCCGGTCCCCGTCCCCGGCTACGATGCGATCGAGGTCGGGAGGCACGGCGTCCTTCTGGAGAAGGACGGGCGCCGCGCGGTCTTCCTTCCGCAGGTCGCCCCGGAGCAGGGTTGGGACAGGGAGACGATGCTCCGGCACCTCTGCAGGAAGGCGGGGCTGGGTTCTGAGGAATGGCGCAGCGGGACGCAGTTCGAGGTGTTCGAGGCGCAGGTCTTCGAGGAGAAGCACAGCCGTTGA